From Pantoea sp. Ep11b, the proteins below share one genomic window:
- a CDS encoding metal-dependent hydrolase → MTGEGHIIFAIASAIFAKRAELTPVLAQADWWHLVPSALLTCLLPDIDHPKSLLGQRLRWLSHPIARAFGHRGFTHSLLAVAAGLWLFQINLPQSSPIPPDVLQGLTLGYLSHIVADMLTPAGVPLLWPCRWRFRLPILRSQKGNQLERALCLGLVGYALWFPVGMPSFGANGWPTQLFDTLQNGVGRLISAHHAQ, encoded by the coding sequence ATGACGGGCGAAGGCCACATCATTTTTGCCATTGCCAGCGCTATTTTCGCAAAGCGTGCTGAGCTGACACCCGTTCTGGCGCAGGCCGACTGGTGGCATCTTGTTCCCTCAGCGCTGCTGACCTGTCTGCTGCCTGACATCGACCACCCTAAATCTCTGCTGGGACAGCGACTGCGCTGGCTCTCGCATCCGATTGCGCGGGCGTTCGGGCACCGGGGCTTTACCCATAGTCTGCTGGCGGTAGCCGCCGGATTGTGGCTTTTTCAGATAAACCTGCCCCAGTCGTCGCCGATACCGCCGGACGTGCTGCAGGGGCTGACGCTGGGCTATCTCAGCCATATCGTGGCCGACATGCTGACGCCCGCCGGGGTGCCGCTGCTGTGGCCCTGCCGCTGGCGCTTCCGCCTGCCGATTCTGCGCAGTCAGAAAGGAAATCAGCTGGAGCGGGCGCTGTGCCTGGGACTGGTGGGCTATGCACTCTGGTTTCCGGTGGGGATGCCATCTTTTGGTGCAAACGGCTGGCCGACCCAGCTGTTTGATACGCTGCAGAATGGCGTCGGTCGGTTAATCTCCGCGCATCATGCGCAATAA
- the ghoS gene encoding type V toxin-antitoxin system endoribonuclease antitoxin GhoS — protein MSNSDLTRYIVTFHYQESGLSDILELTSAMTAAGFSTTLMDEEGHPHELGTNSYGIVTTLAEEDLRQQVTAAGESVLGQKPDVTLMTLEAYLHDTPQ, from the coding sequence ATGAGCAACAGTGATCTGACCCGCTATATCGTAACCTTTCATTATCAGGAGTCGGGATTGAGTGACATCCTGGAGCTGACCAGCGCAATGACCGCCGCCGGGTTCAGCACCACGCTGATGGATGAAGAGGGCCATCCTCATGAACTGGGCACCAACAGTTATGGCATTGTCACGACCCTGGCGGAAGAGGATCTGCGACAGCAGGTTACGGCAGCCGGTGAAAGTGTGCTGGGTCAGAAGCCTGACGTGACCCTGATGACCCTTGAGGCCTATCTGCACGACACCCCGCAGTAA
- a CDS encoding YniB family protein yields MTYQQAGRIAILKRVAGWVLFLVALLSTIISVLSFMFKHSEKQPGIDAVMLDFVHVIVDMLRFNTPFLNVFWHNSPVPEFNGQMNLGFWLIYILIFVGLALESSGARMGRQARHVKEGIEDQMILEQAKGSEGRSRQQLEEKVRVPRHTIFLQIFPLYVLPVVIAIAGYFVLSLLGFI; encoded by the coding sequence ATGACCTATCAACAGGCTGGCCGCATCGCCATCCTCAAGCGTGTGGCGGGCTGGGTGCTGTTTTTAGTGGCGCTGCTGTCGACCATTATTTCTGTTTTAAGCTTTATGTTTAAGCACAGTGAGAAGCAACCGGGCATCGATGCGGTGATGCTCGATTTTGTGCATGTCATCGTCGATATGCTGCGCTTCAATACGCCGTTCCTGAACGTCTTCTGGCATAACTCGCCGGTGCCGGAATTTAACGGACAGATGAACCTGGGCTTCTGGCTGATCTACATCCTGATTTTTGTCGGGCTGGCGCTGGAGTCCTCCGGTGCGCGGATGGGGCGCCAGGCGCGTCATGTGAAAGAGGGCATTGAGGACCAGATGATTCTGGAGCAGGCCAAAGGCAGCGAAGGGCGCAGCCGCCAGCAGCTGGAAGAGAAGGTGCGCGTTCCCCGTCACACCATCTTCCTGCAGATTTTCCCGCTTTACGTTCTGCCTGTGGTGATTGCGATAGCCGGATATTTTGTGCTGTCGCTGCTGGGCTTTATCTGA
- the kduD gene encoding 2-dehydro-3-deoxy-D-gluconate 5-dehydrogenase KduD, which yields MVLNSFDLAGKVAIVTGCNTGLGQGMARGLAQAGCDIVGVNRAAADETQRQVEALGRRFWPVTADLVRSEVATQVVEQAVAAAGRIDILVNNAGIIRREDALNFSVQDWDDVMNINSKSVFFLAQQAARRFIAQGGGGKIINIASMLSFQGGIRVPSYTASKSAVMGLTRLMANEWAKHGINVNAIAPGYMATDNTEQLRNDAARSEEILGRIPAGRWGVPEDMMGPVVFLASSASDYVNGYTLAVDGGWLAR from the coding sequence ATGGTACTAAACAGCTTTGATTTAGCAGGTAAAGTGGCCATCGTGACCGGCTGTAACACCGGCCTGGGCCAGGGCATGGCGCGGGGGCTGGCGCAGGCTGGCTGCGACATTGTGGGCGTCAACCGCGCGGCGGCGGATGAAACGCAGCGTCAGGTTGAAGCGCTGGGCCGCCGTTTCTGGCCGGTGACGGCCGACCTGGTGCGCAGCGAGGTGGCCACGCAGGTCGTGGAACAGGCTGTCGCCGCCGCAGGCCGGATCGACATTCTGGTGAACAATGCTGGCATTATCCGCCGCGAAGATGCGCTTAATTTCAGCGTACAGGACTGGGATGATGTGATGAACATCAACAGCAAGTCCGTGTTTTTTCTGGCACAGCAGGCCGCACGCCGCTTTATCGCGCAGGGGGGCGGCGGCAAGATTATCAATATCGCATCAATGCTGTCGTTTCAGGGCGGCATCCGCGTGCCCTCCTATACCGCCTCGAAAAGCGCGGTGATGGGGCTGACCCGCCTGATGGCAAACGAATGGGCGAAGCATGGCATCAATGTCAACGCCATCGCACCGGGTTACATGGCGACCGACAACACTGAACAGCTGCGTAACGATGCGGCGCGCAGTGAAGAGATTCTGGGGCGCATTCCGGCGGGCCGCTGGGGCGTGCCTGAAGATATGATGGGCCCGGTGGTGTTTCTGGCCTCCTCCGCCTCGGATTACGTTAACGGCTATACCCTGGCGGTCGATGGCGGCTGGCTGGCGCGTTAA
- the osmE gene encoding osmotically-inducible lipoprotein OsmE translates to MNKVMGCIAAALTLAALSGCTTYDRAESYVTKPVVKDVKKGMTRDQVRQIAGAPSTEITMVHARGTCQTYVLGQRDGKAQTYFVSYNDTGRVMNYGFQSCAEYDTDPQAQQ, encoded by the coding sequence ATGAATAAAGTGATGGGATGTATCGCTGCGGCGCTGACACTGGCTGCACTGTCTGGTTGTACGACTTACGATCGTGCGGAAAGCTACGTGACTAAGCCAGTGGTAAAGGATGTTAAAAAGGGCATGACCCGCGATCAGGTTCGTCAGATCGCCGGTGCGCCATCGACTGAAATCACCATGGTTCACGCGCGTGGCACCTGCCAGACCTACGTTCTGGGCCAGCGTGACGGTAAAGCGCAGACTTACTTCGTCAGCTACAACGATACCGGCCGTGTGATGAACTACGGTTTCCAGAGCTGTGCGGAGTATGACACTGACCCGCAGGCTCAGCAGTAA
- a CDS encoding fructosamine kinase family protein: protein MWSAISRLLSEQLGNAEITQRHALAGGDIHPTWHIRYGDHDVFVKSNSREMLSLFTWEADQLALLARTGTVRVPQVYGVGHHREESFLLMEYIRPQPLDEQSAWQLGQQLAHLHQWSEQTQFGLDFDNNITTTPQPNSWLRRWSVFFAEQRIGWQLQLAAEKGLHYGDTERIIASVQRVLASHHPQPSLLHGDLWPANCANSASGPWLFDPACYWGDRECDLAMLSWFPDLPRQIYEGYQAVWPLPDGFSQRLPVYQLYYLLNRANVFGGHWPDDAQFAIDQLLEEEAYSLRQAKPA, encoded by the coding sequence ATGTGGTCAGCCATTAGTCGTCTGTTAAGCGAGCAGTTAGGCAACGCCGAAATCACGCAACGTCACGCCCTTGCGGGCGGCGATATCCATCCCACCTGGCATATCCGCTACGGTGATCACGACGTCTTTGTCAAAAGTAACAGCCGCGAGATGCTCTCACTCTTTACGTGGGAGGCCGATCAGCTGGCGTTGCTGGCGCGCACCGGCACGGTCCGGGTGCCGCAGGTCTATGGCGTGGGACATCACCGCGAAGAGAGCTTTCTGCTGATGGAGTATATCCGGCCGCAGCCGCTGGATGAGCAGAGTGCCTGGCAGCTGGGTCAGCAGCTGGCGCATCTTCATCAGTGGAGCGAACAGACCCAGTTTGGCCTCGATTTCGACAATAACATTACGACGACGCCGCAGCCCAACAGCTGGCTGCGGCGCTGGTCAGTGTTCTTTGCCGAGCAGCGTATCGGCTGGCAGCTGCAGCTGGCGGCGGAAAAAGGGCTTCACTACGGTGACACCGAACGGATCATCGCCTCGGTTCAGCGGGTGCTGGCGTCACATCATCCGCAGCCGTCGCTGCTGCATGGCGATCTCTGGCCGGCCAACTGCGCGAACAGCGCCAGCGGGCCCTGGCTGTTTGATCCCGCCTGCTACTGGGGCGACCGTGAGTGTGACCTGGCCATGCTGAGCTGGTTTCCCGACCTGCCCCGCCAGATTTACGAGGGCTATCAGGCGGTGTGGCCGCTGCCGGACGGTTTTTCGCAGCGTCTGCCGGTCTACCAGCTCTACTATCTGCTGAACCGGGCCAACGTGTTTGGCGGGCACTGGCCTGACGACGCGCAGTTCGCCATTGACCAGTTGCTGGAAGAAGAGGCGTACAGCCTCCGTCAGGCCAAACCGGCCTGA
- a CDS encoding L-cystine transporter, whose protein sequence is MDLPLTLNIVAFVVLLVLLSRFSRQNWSLSKKVLTGLVIGVLFGLVLQLIYGENSAVVKASISWFNIVGNGYVQLLQMVVMPLVFVSILSAVARLHNASSLGKISVLTIGVLLFTTAISALVGVFVTGLFGLSAEGLVQGAQETARLSAIQSNYVGKVADLTVPQLVLSFIPKNPFADLTGANPTSIISVVIFAAFLGVAALQLLKDDEVKGQRVLVAIDTLQSWVMKLVRLVMKLTPYGVLALMTKVVAGSNLQDIIKLGSFVLASYLGLAIMFGVHALLLSVNGINPLRFFRKVWPVITFAFTSRSSAATIPLSVETQTRRLGVPESIASFSASFGATIGQNGCAGLYPTMLAVMVAPTVGINPFDPLWIATLVGMVTLSSAGVAGVGGGATFAALIVLPAMGLPVTLVALLISIEPLIDMGRTALNVNGSMTAGSLTSRWLGLTDKRVLESDDNAELAHR, encoded by the coding sequence ATGGACCTTCCTCTTACGCTTAATATCGTGGCCTTCGTGGTGCTGCTGGTATTGCTCTCCCGCTTCAGCCGTCAGAACTGGAGCCTGTCGAAAAAGGTGCTGACCGGTCTGGTGATCGGCGTGCTGTTCGGCCTGGTGTTACAGCTGATCTACGGCGAAAACAGCGCAGTGGTAAAAGCGTCAATCAGCTGGTTCAACATCGTCGGAAATGGCTATGTTCAGCTACTGCAGATGGTCGTGATGCCACTGGTGTTCGTCTCTATCCTCAGTGCGGTCGCCCGTCTGCATAACGCTTCGTCGCTGGGAAAAATCAGCGTACTGACGATCGGCGTTCTGCTGTTTACCACTGCCATCTCGGCGCTGGTGGGCGTCTTCGTCACCGGCCTGTTTGGGCTGAGCGCGGAAGGTCTGGTTCAGGGTGCGCAGGAAACGGCGCGTCTCAGTGCGATCCAGAGTAACTACGTGGGTAAAGTCGCCGATCTGACGGTGCCACAGCTGGTGCTCTCCTTTATCCCGAAAAATCCGTTCGCGGATCTGACCGGCGCGAATCCAACCTCGATCATCAGCGTCGTTATTTTTGCTGCCTTCCTGGGTGTGGCTGCTCTGCAGTTGCTCAAAGATGATGAGGTTAAAGGCCAGCGTGTGCTGGTGGCTATCGACACCCTGCAGTCGTGGGTTATGAAGCTGGTCCGTTTAGTGATGAAGCTGACCCCTTACGGCGTGCTGGCGCTGATGACCAAAGTGGTCGCCGGTTCTAACCTCCAGGACATTATCAAGCTGGGCAGCTTTGTGCTTGCCTCTTACCTTGGCCTGGCCATCATGTTTGGTGTCCATGCGCTGCTGCTGTCGGTCAACGGTATCAACCCGCTGCGCTTCTTCCGCAAAGTATGGCCGGTGATCACCTTCGCCTTTACCAGTCGCTCCAGTGCGGCCACGATTCCGCTGAGTGTTGAAACCCAGACCCGTCGTCTCGGCGTGCCTGAATCGATTGCCAGCTTCTCGGCCTCATTCGGTGCCACTATCGGTCAGAACGGCTGTGCCGGTCTCTATCCGACCATGCTGGCGGTGATGGTCGCGCCGACGGTGGGCATCAACCCGTTTGACCCGCTGTGGATTGCCACCCTGGTCGGCATGGTCACGCTGAGTTCAGCGGGCGTAGCGGGTGTCGGCGGCGGCGCCACCTTTGCGGCCCTGATTGTACTGCCTGCAATGGGCCTGCCGGTGACGCTGGTGGCACTGCTGATCTCCATCGAGCCGCTGATCGATATGGGCCGCACGGCGCTGAACGTCAATGGCTCCATGACCGCCGGCTCCCTGACCAGCCGCTGGCTGGGTCTGACCGACAAGCGCGTACTGGAAAGCGACGACAACGCGGAACTGGCGCACCGCTGA
- the hxpB gene encoding hexitol phosphatase HxpB, which yields MPYHRPVLAALFDMDGLLIDSEPLWDQAELDIFSTLDVDLSRRRELPDTLGLRIDQTVRMWYETLPWQGPSQQEVTERIIARAMTLVAQTRPLLPGVETALQLCRDQGLKIGLASASPLRMLEQVLEMFNLRHYFDVLSSAEALPYSKPHPQVYLNAADRLAIDPLNCVTLEDSFNGMIATKAARMRSIVVPAAEHRDDPRWALADVRLASLSELTLHHLQG from the coding sequence ATGCCCTATCACCGCCCTGTGCTCGCCGCCCTGTTTGATATGGATGGCTTACTGATCGACTCTGAACCGCTGTGGGATCAGGCCGAACTGGATATCTTTTCAACGCTGGATGTCGACCTGTCACGTCGCAGAGAACTGCCCGATACGCTGGGTCTGCGCATCGATCAGACTGTGCGGATGTGGTACGAAACGCTGCCGTGGCAGGGGCCTTCGCAGCAGGAAGTAACGGAACGAATTATTGCGCGCGCCATGACGCTGGTGGCGCAGACCCGGCCGCTGCTGCCGGGCGTGGAGACGGCCCTGCAGCTCTGTCGCGACCAGGGGCTGAAGATCGGCCTGGCCTCCGCCTCACCGCTCAGGATGCTGGAGCAGGTGCTGGAGATGTTTAATCTGCGGCACTATTTTGACGTGCTCTCTTCAGCTGAAGCCCTGCCATACAGCAAGCCGCATCCGCAGGTTTATCTCAACGCCGCTGACCGGCTGGCAATCGATCCGCTCAACTGCGTGACGCTGGAAGATTCGTTTAACGGCATGATCGCGACTAAAGCCGCGCGTATGCGGTCAATCGTGGTGCCCGCCGCGGAACATCGCGACGATCCCCGCTGGGCGCTGGCCGATGTGCGGCTGGCGAGCCTCAGCGAACTGACCCTGCACCATCTGCAGGGATAA
- the kduI gene encoding 5-dehydro-4-deoxy-D-glucuronate isomerase, translated as MEIRQSIHSDHARQLDTGALRRAFLIEKIFSADDYTLTYSHIDRIIIGGVMPVNRPVTIGDEMGKQLGVSYFLERRELGVINIGGPGQAEVDGKIWEIGHEEALYIGKGARTLQFRSLDPARPARFYYNSAPAHCTYPDRKITLSEAASTTLGAAATANRRTIHRFIVPDVLPTCQLTMGLTRLEEGSLWNTMPCHTHERRMEVYFYFDLPEESAVFHMMGEPQQTRHLLVHNEQAVISPSWSIHAGVGTQCYAFIWGMVGENQVFEDMDPVNISALR; from the coding sequence ATGGAGATTCGACAAAGCATTCACAGCGATCACGCCAGACAGCTCGACACCGGGGCGCTGCGGCGTGCGTTCCTGATTGAGAAAATATTTAGCGCGGATGATTACACCCTGACCTACAGCCATATCGACCGCATCATCATTGGTGGCGTAATGCCGGTGAACAGGCCGGTCACGATAGGGGATGAGATGGGAAAACAGCTGGGCGTCAGCTATTTCCTCGAACGCCGCGAGCTGGGCGTGATTAATATCGGCGGGCCGGGTCAGGCAGAGGTTGACGGTAAAATATGGGAGATCGGGCACGAAGAGGCACTCTATATCGGCAAAGGCGCGCGCACTCTGCAGTTCCGCAGCCTGGATCCGGCCCGACCCGCCCGCTTTTATTACAACAGCGCGCCCGCGCACTGCACTTACCCGGACAGAAAGATCACGTTGTCTGAGGCGGCCAGCACCACACTGGGCGCTGCCGCGACCGCTAATCGTCGTACCATCCACAGGTTTATCGTGCCGGATGTCCTGCCCACCTGCCAGCTCACTATGGGTCTTACCAGACTGGAGGAGGGCAGCCTGTGGAACACCATGCCCTGTCACACCCATGAACGCCGTATGGAAGTCTATTTCTATTTCGATCTGCCTGAGGAGAGCGCGGTTTTCCACATGATGGGAGAGCCGCAGCAGACCCGTCATCTGCTGGTGCATAACGAACAGGCGGTGATCTCACCCAGCTGGTCCATCCATGCCGGAGTTGGCACGCAGTGTTACGCCTTCATCTGGGGCATGGTGGGCGAGAATCAGGTCTTTGAGGACATGGACCCCGTCAACATCAGCGCACTGCGCTGA
- a CDS encoding DUF6515 family protein has translation MKKVIASFLTLTLLTPALALAHPGDWGPPGGWGRHGGPGPHWGGPGPHWGGPLRFLPDAATAVLIGGLTYYLLNGSYYQRHGDEYVVVEPPEESRVSNEMRVLDFNGKRFYVQAGHYYQRQIDGDYVEVPRPAGL, from the coding sequence ATGAAAAAAGTTATCGCCTCGTTTCTGACGCTGACGCTGCTTACGCCTGCGCTGGCGCTGGCTCACCCTGGTGACTGGGGCCCGCCCGGCGGCTGGGGACGGCATGGCGGACCCGGCCCGCACTGGGGCGGTCCCGGCCCCCACTGGGGTGGACCGCTGCGCTTCTTACCCGACGCCGCCACGGCGGTGCTGATCGGCGGGCTCACCTACTACCTGCTGAATGGCAGCTATTATCAGCGTCACGGCGATGAATATGTGGTGGTCGAGCCGCCGGAGGAGTCGCGGGTCAGCAATGAGATGCGGGTACTCGATTTTAATGGCAAACGCTTTTACGTGCAGGCAGGCCACTACTATCAGCGGCAGATCGATGGTGACTATGTTGAGGTGCCGCGTCCGGCCGGATTGTAA
- a CDS encoding multidrug effflux MFS transporter yields MTPVHANRLTYAITLGLLAALGPLCIDLYLPALPQLAQDLHTETATAQLSLTAGLLGLGFGQLLFGPMSDKAGRLRPLTLSLSLLFIASLGCALAQDIHQLLLARLFQGLAGAGGAVLSRAIARDMYSGHELTRFFALLMLVNGLAPIGAPVLGGALMTILDWRGIFMVLGGIAILLILLARWKLHETLPEARRSQGSILSAYAALGQVVTHRPFMGFCLTQGFMMSGMFAYIGASPFVLQQLYGLSPQAFSFCFAANGLGLIIASQTSARLCPLWGEYRVLKGGLTLAFVASGLLLLAALYQAPLPLLLVALFFSIASNGVIATTASSLAMQSQGHRAGSASAVIGVTMFTLGAITVPITGIGGTSVMSMCATIFGCFMMAILMFSVLAKKPSQPLKTH; encoded by the coding sequence ATGACTCCTGTACACGCAAACCGTCTGACCTATGCCATCACACTTGGTCTGCTGGCCGCACTGGGCCCGCTCTGTATCGACCTCTATCTGCCAGCACTGCCGCAGCTGGCGCAGGATCTCCACACCGAAACCGCGACCGCGCAGCTGAGCCTGACCGCCGGTCTGCTGGGGCTGGGATTCGGCCAGTTACTGTTTGGCCCGATGAGCGATAAGGCGGGCCGTCTGCGTCCGCTGACACTGTCACTGAGCCTGCTGTTTATCGCCTCGCTGGGCTGTGCGCTGGCGCAGGATATCCACCAGCTGCTGCTGGCGCGCCTGTTTCAGGGATTAGCGGGCGCAGGCGGCGCGGTGCTCTCAAGGGCGATTGCCCGCGATATGTACAGCGGCCACGAACTGACGCGCTTCTTCGCGTTGCTGATGCTGGTCAATGGCCTGGCCCCGATCGGTGCGCCGGTGCTCGGCGGCGCGCTGATGACGATCCTGGACTGGCGAGGCATCTTTATGGTGCTGGGCGGCATTGCCATCCTGTTGATCCTGCTGGCGCGCTGGAAACTGCATGAAACGCTGCCTGAGGCGCGACGCAGTCAGGGGTCGATCCTGTCCGCCTACGCGGCACTCGGTCAGGTGGTGACCCACCGCCCCTTTATGGGCTTCTGCCTGACCCAGGGCTTTATGATGTCCGGCATGTTCGCCTATATCGGCGCCTCGCCCTTTGTGCTGCAACAGCTCTATGGCCTCTCGCCGCAGGCATTCAGCTTCTGCTTTGCGGCAAACGGCCTGGGCCTGATCATTGCCTCCCAGACCAGTGCCCGCCTCTGCCCGCTCTGGGGCGAATATCGGGTGCTGAAAGGCGGACTCACGCTGGCCTTTGTGGCCTCCGGCCTGCTGCTGCTGGCCGCGCTGTATCAGGCGCCGCTGCCCCTGCTGCTGGTGGCGCTCTTCTTTTCCATCGCCAGCAACGGGGTGATCGCCACCACCGCTTCCTCCCTGGCGATGCAGAGTCAGGGGCATCGGGCGGGCAGCGCGTCCGCCGTGATCGGCGTAACGATGTTCACGCTGGGGGCGATCACCGTGCCGATCACCGGCATCGGCGGTACCTCGGTCATGAGCATGTGCGCCACCATTTTTGGCTGCTTTATGATGGCGATCCTGATGTTCAGCGTGCTGGCAAAAAAACCGTCACAGCCGCTGAAAACTCACTGA
- a CDS encoding YdiY family protein, giving the protein MKAYNKLSAVLLLSAGAFCHQALADNAVFTSMDDPSTAKKPFEGSASAGYLAQTGNTTSSSLTAQTNMTWYQSSMAYSLWGNAANTSSNDERSSETYNIGGRSRYNVSAYDYLFGQASWLSDRFNGYDSRDVLTAGYGRQILNGPVHSLRAEFGPGVRYDDYHAGGHQTKALGYGAVSYQWQLTDTTKFIQGVSVLSSFGEDTTVNSETGLQVAINSHFALKLAYNVTWNNNPAESAPDRTDTKTSIMLSYAM; this is encoded by the coding sequence ATGAAAGCCTATAACAAGCTGTCTGCTGTTCTTTTGCTCTCCGCTGGAGCTTTTTGTCATCAGGCACTGGCCGATAACGCCGTCTTCACCTCAATGGATGACCCTTCCACGGCGAAAAAGCCGTTTGAAGGTTCTGCTTCAGCGGGCTATCTGGCGCAAACCGGTAATACCACCAGCTCTTCCCTGACTGCCCAGACCAACATGACCTGGTATCAATCATCGATGGCGTACAGCTTGTGGGGTAACGCAGCCAACACCTCGTCCAACGATGAGCGCTCTTCTGAGACCTACAACATCGGCGGTCGTTCACGTTACAACGTCAGCGCCTATGACTACCTGTTTGGTCAGGCGAGCTGGCTGAGCGACCGTTTCAACGGTTATGACTCACGCGATGTCCTGACCGCCGGTTACGGTCGTCAGATCCTGAACGGCCCGGTGCACTCGCTGCGTGCGGAATTCGGTCCGGGTGTGCGTTATGACGATTACCATGCGGGTGGCCATCAGACCAAAGCGCTGGGCTACGGCGCAGTCAGCTACCAGTGGCAGCTGACCGACACCACCAAATTTATTCAGGGTGTCTCGGTGCTGAGCAGCTTCGGCGAAGATACGACGGTCAACTCCGAAACCGGTCTGCAGGTCGCTATCAACAGCCACTTCGCGCTGAAGCTGGCGTACAACGTGACCTGGAACAACAATCCGGCGGAGTCTGCGCCAGATCGTACCGATACCAAAACCTCAATCATGCTCTCTTACGCGATGTAA